From Chryseobacterium gallinarum, one genomic window encodes:
- a CDS encoding N-6 DNA methylase, protein MGFSKKQHLQQNIDALRIAFTLEKEKRQATVSERLSLMQYSGFGGLKFVLNPIADDIDINHWRKNDHDLFPITQELHQLLKENSEDDKQYRRYVDSMKSSVLTAFYTPPQVIDAISSALRESGVNIQKFLEPSAGIGSFIQSFSDNQQAKVTAYEKDLLTGKVLKQLYPESTIRVSGFEEIPEKEQNSYDVIASNIPFGDTSVFDLSFSRSKDSAKVQAARSIHNYFFLKGNDMLREGGLQAFITSQGVLNSPKNEPIRRALMESNNLVSVVRLPNDLFTEYAGTEVGSDLIILQKNTAKQGLTETEELFCQSKQTKYNTPSNAFFQNGTRVIHTDRKIDTDPYGKPAIIYTHKDGAEGIAKDLKQMLSEDFGKHLNLDLYNGGMDDEPVLQIPSEPKVTPPISEPIPIQPKPQPAPTPVIHRESPQELKQLSIFDLFENAGEPVMVVAPPKRTTQAKRQTAKKRRGTIGRQTDLFGGAMRQPYTPPKPNGTTNGTTQINGKKQEVIGDLFSQANGNGQAETPAVPDIAINTIPEPAPYSGELQPFHRNDCLVVDNGWVGHLQDVDTADGTAVFHPLQLPSLQKARAEAYIGVRDIYQQLYIKEAELHTEHKGERETLNRLYDAFVKRYGNLNGADNIKLIKTDSAGKEMPYLERVVGGVVHKADIFSRPVSFSTITIATDNPEEALAASLNKYGSVDLGYMSEISGMTDDALKQALHGRIFYNPLQKEYEISERWISGNVVEKAQDVRTYIENNPDDAEAKASLTVLEEARPRRIEFEELDFNLGERWIPTGIYARFASYLFDTEVNIHYSESSDDFSVKCDQKNVHIWDKYAVKAESRTFDGIALLKHALVNTVPDITKKITIDDKEVKVRDMEAIQMANTKIDEIRTAFTEWLHAQNDEFKTRLTDQYNDTFNCFVRPNYDGTHQEFPGLDRKALGIEDLYSSQKDAVWMIKLNNGAICDHEVGAGKTLVMCTAAQEMKRLGLAHKPMIIGLKSNVHEIAEAYRTAYPHAKILFPGKEDFTPQKRQRIFGDIKNNDWDCVILTHDQFGMIPQSPEIQKEILEIELDSVERNLDALQSQGKEVTRGMLAGVVKRKENLEVKLKTLQHDIENRKDDVVDFKMMGIDHLFVDESHQFKNLMFNTRHTRVAGLGNVDGSQKAINLLFAIRTIQERTQADMGATFLSGTTISNSLTELYLLFKYLRPRAMEKQGIHSFDAWAAIYAKKTTDYEFSVANNIVAKERFRYFIKVPELAQFYSEITDYRTAKDIGIDRPDKNEILYNIPPTPDQEVFIQKLMEFARTGNATLLGRQPLSQSEEKAKMLIATDYARKMSLDMRMVSSRYGDHPDNKASHCANNIAKYYHKFNAQKGTQFVFSDLGTYKPNEWNIYSEIKRKLVEDHGIPAHEIRFIQEANTDKKRKELIKGMNEGKIRVLFGSTSMLGTGVNAQKRAVAVHHLDTPWRPSDLAQRDGRAIRKGNEIAKFFADNKVDVIIYAVEKSLDSYKFNLLYNKQLFIDQLKTNNLGKRTIDEGSMDEKSGMNFSEYVAILSGNADLLDKAKLEKQIAGLESEKQAFNRSKFSAKYKLEDYTTELEKAQSRFERMSLDWNNLQGRIQKRSDGTIANPIQLDGLPPNADIKQIGAKLNQLADKVSTGGDYEEIGSLYGFQLLVKTEMSQKEGVDIRVNRFFAQGEGNIKYTYNNGLIAKDEKLAAMNFLNALEKLPGYIEQEQKKIAEIQKDLPILQEVVNSTWSKECRLSELKTELASVERKIQLSITLETKEESTEQMEKPEEAPQISESIVQTKGVHLPRGIL, encoded by the coding sequence ATGGGCTTCAGTAAAAAGCAACACCTCCAACAGAATATTGATGCATTACGGATTGCTTTTACATTGGAAAAGGAGAAACGACAAGCCACCGTAAGCGAAAGACTGTCATTGATGCAATATAGCGGATTTGGCGGTCTTAAATTCGTGCTGAACCCCATAGCGGACGATATAGACATCAACCATTGGCGGAAAAACGACCACGATTTATTCCCGATTACACAGGAACTCCACCAATTATTAAAGGAAAATTCCGAAGACGATAAGCAATACCGCAGGTATGTGGATAGTATGAAAAGCTCAGTACTAACGGCTTTTTATACTCCGCCACAGGTCATTGATGCCATTTCATCAGCCTTGCGTGAAAGCGGTGTAAATATTCAGAAATTCCTCGAACCCTCCGCAGGTATCGGCTCGTTCATTCAATCCTTTTCCGACAACCAACAAGCCAAAGTTACTGCCTATGAAAAGGATTTGCTGACAGGCAAAGTTTTAAAACAGCTTTATCCCGAAAGTACAATACGTGTAAGCGGTTTTGAAGAAATTCCCGAAAAAGAACAGAACAGCTATGATGTTATCGCAAGCAATATTCCGTTTGGCGATACCTCCGTATTCGATTTATCTTTTTCCCGAAGTAAAGACAGTGCAAAAGTTCAGGCTGCGAGAAGTATTCACAACTACTTCTTTCTGAAAGGAAATGATATGCTCCGTGAGGGTGGTTTACAGGCGTTCATTACTTCGCAAGGCGTTTTGAACAGTCCGAAGAATGAGCCGATACGTAGGGCGTTAATGGAAAGCAATAATTTGGTTTCGGTTGTCCGATTGCCCAACGACCTGTTTACGGAATATGCAGGTACAGAAGTCGGGAGTGATTTGATAATCCTGCAAAAAAATACGGCAAAACAAGGTTTGACCGAAACGGAAGAACTGTTTTGCCAAAGCAAACAGACCAAATACAATACACCAAGCAATGCGTTTTTTCAGAACGGTACAAGGGTCATCCATACCGACCGAAAAATTGATACAGACCCATACGGAAAACCTGCAATCATCTATACCCATAAAGACGGAGCTGAGGGCATTGCCAAAGATTTGAAGCAAATGCTTTCCGAAGATTTTGGAAAGCACCTGAATTTGGATTTATACAACGGTGGTATGGACGATGAGCCAGTCCTCCAAATTCCAAGTGAACCAAAGGTAACACCTCCGATTAGTGAGCCTATCCCCATTCAACCGAAACCTCAACCTGCACCAACTCCGGTCATTCATCGGGAAAGCCCGCAGGAACTAAAACAGTTGAGCATTTTTGACCTGTTTGAAAATGCGGGCGAACCTGTAATGGTAGTTGCTCCGCCCAAAAGAACCACGCAAGCCAAAAGGCAAACCGCTAAAAAAAGACGGGGTACAATAGGTCGTCAAACTGACCTGTTCGGTGGTGCGATGCGACAACCTTATACACCGCCAAAACCTAACGGAACTACGAACGGAACAACTCAAATAAACGGTAAAAAACAGGAAGTCATTGGCGATTTGTTTTCACAGGCAAACGGGAATGGCCAAGCGGAAACGCCAGCCGTTCCCGACATTGCAATCAACACCATTCCCGAGCCTGCTCCGTACAGTGGTGAACTGCAACCGTTCCACCGTAACGACTGCCTTGTAGTGGATAACGGTTGGGTCGGTCATCTGCAAGACGTAGATACCGCAGACGGTACGGCTGTTTTCCACCCTTTGCAACTGCCGTCCTTGCAAAAAGCAAGAGCCGAAGCGTATATCGGGGTGCGTGATATTTACCAACAGCTTTATATCAAAGAAGCGGAACTACACACCGAACACAAAGGAGAAAGGGAAACACTTAACCGCCTTTATGATGCCTTTGTCAAAAGGTACGGAAACCTCAACGGTGCGGACAATATAAAGCTCATCAAGACGGATAGTGCGGGTAAGGAAATGCCTTATCTGGAGCGTGTGGTTGGTGGCGTGGTACACAAGGCAGATATATTCAGCCGCCCTGTAAGTTTCTCTACCATAACCATAGCAACGGACAATCCCGAAGAGGCATTGGCGGCATCGCTGAACAAATACGGAAGCGTTGATTTGGGCTATATGTCCGAAATCAGCGGTATGACCGATGATGCGTTGAAACAAGCGTTACACGGTCGTATTTTTTATAACCCACTTCAAAAGGAATACGAAATATCCGAACGTTGGATTTCGGGGAACGTTGTAGAAAAAGCCCAAGACGTAAGAACCTATATTGAGAACAACCCTGATGATGCCGAAGCCAAAGCGAGTCTTACCGTATTGGAAGAAGCCCGACCAAGACGTATCGAATTTGAGGAACTCGATTTTAATTTGGGCGAACGGTGGATACCCACCGGTATTTATGCCCGTTTTGCTTCGTACCTTTTCGATACTGAAGTAAACATTCATTATTCAGAAAGCTCCGATGATTTTTCCGTTAAATGCGACCAGAAGAATGTGCATATATGGGACAAATACGCCGTCAAAGCCGAAAGCCGGACGTTTGACGGGATTGCCCTGCTCAAACACGCCCTTGTCAATACCGTACCGGATATTACCAAGAAAATCACGATTGACGATAAGGAAGTTAAGGTGCGGGATATGGAAGCCATACAAATGGCGAATACCAAGATTGACGAAATCCGTACCGCCTTTACCGAATGGCTTCATGCCCAAAACGACGAGTTCAAAACCAGGCTGACCGACCAATACAACGATACCTTTAACTGCTTCGTCCGCCCGAATTATGACGGAACGCACCAGGAATTTCCGGGCTTAGACCGTAAGGCATTGGGCATTGAAGATTTGTATTCCAGCCAAAAGGACGCCGTTTGGATGATAAAGCTGAACAATGGTGCAATCTGCGACCATGAAGTGGGTGCGGGGAAAACTTTGGTGATGTGTACGGCGGCACAGGAAATGAAACGTTTGGGGTTGGCACACAAACCAATGATTATCGGGCTGAAAAGCAATGTCCACGAAATAGCGGAAGCCTATCGCACCGCCTACCCACACGCAAAAATCCTGTTTCCGGGCAAAGAGGATTTTACGCCACAAAAACGCCAGCGGATTTTCGGGGATATTAAAAACAACGATTGGGATTGCGTGATATTGACACACGACCAATTCGGAATGATACCCCAAAGTCCCGAAATTCAAAAGGAAATTCTCGAAATAGAACTGGACAGCGTAGAGCGTAATCTCGATGCTCTGCAATCGCAAGGCAAGGAAGTGACCAGGGGAATGCTTGCCGGGGTAGTCAAGCGGAAAGAAAACCTTGAAGTAAAGCTCAAGACGCTGCAACACGATATTGAGAACCGCAAGGATGATGTCGTGGATTTTAAGATGATGGGCATAGACCACTTATTTGTGGACGAAAGCCACCAGTTCAAGAACCTGATGTTCAATACAAGGCATACACGGGTTGCCGGGTTGGGGAATGTGGATGGCAGCCAAAAGGCCATAAACCTTTTGTTTGCTATCCGTACCATTCAGGAACGTACCCAAGCGGATATGGGCGCAACTTTTCTTTCGGGAACAACCATCAGTAATTCATTAACGGAATTGTACCTCCTGTTCAAATACCTGCGACCACGGGCAATGGAAAAGCAGGGCATTCATTCTTTTGATGCCTGGGCAGCCATCTATGCGAAGAAAACAACCGATTATGAATTTTCGGTGGCTAACAATATCGTGGCAAAAGAGCGTTTCCGCTACTTTATCAAAGTGCCGGAATTGGCTCAATTCTATTCCGAAATTACGGATTACCGCACTGCGAAAGACATAGGCATAGACCGCCCCGATAAAAACGAAATTCTTTATAACATACCGCCTACGCCCGACCAAGAAGTGTTTATCCAAAAACTAATGGAGTTTGCCAGAACGGGCAACGCTACCTTGCTCGGCAGACAGCCTTTATCGCAAAGCGAAGAAAAAGCAAAAATGCTCATCGCTACGGATTACGCCCGTAAGATGTCGCTCGATATGCGTATGGTTAGCAGCAGGTACGGGGACCACCCCGACAACAAGGCTTCGCATTGTGCCAATAATATCGCCAAGTATTATCATAAGTTCAACGCACAGAAAGGTACACAATTCGTTTTCTCGGATTTGGGAACATACAAGCCGAACGAATGGAATATTTACTCCGAAATCAAACGCAAGCTCGTGGAAGATCACGGTATTCCGGCTCATGAAATCCGTTTTATTCAGGAAGCAAATACCGACAAAAAGCGTAAAGAACTTATCAAGGGAATGAATGAGGGTAAAATCCGTGTGCTGTTCGGTTCTACAAGTATGTTGGGTACAGGTGTCAATGCACAAAAAAGAGCCGTTGCCGTTCATCATCTCGATACGCCGTGGCGACCGTCCGACCTTGCTCAACGGGACGGTCGGGCAATCCGTAAGGGCAATGAAATAGCCAAATTCTTTGCCGATAATAAAGTTGATGTGATTATCTATGCCGTAGAAAAATCATTGGATAGTTACAAGTTCAACCTGTTGTATAATAAACAACTGTTTATAGACCAGTTAAAGACCAACAATCTCGGCAAACGAACCATTGACGAGGGCAGTATGGACGAAAAATCGGGAATGAATTTTTCAGAATATGTGGCTATTCTTTCGGGAAATGCGGATTTGTTGGACAAAGCGAAATTGGAAAAGCAGATTGCCGGATTGGAAAGTGAAAAACAGGCTTTCAACCGTTCTAAATTCAGTGCTAAATATAAATTGGAAGACTATACCACAGAACTGGAAAAGGCTCAATCCCGATTTGAACGAATGAGCCTTGATTGGAACAACCTGCAAGGGCGTATCCAAAAACGTTCTGACGGTACGATTGCCAATCCTATTCAGTTGGACGGGTTGCCGCCCAATGCTGATATAAAACAAATCGGTGCAAAGCTCAATCAGCTTGCGGACAAAGTCAGCACTGGTGGGGATTATGAAGAAATCGGTAGCCTCTATGGTTTTCAGCTGTTGGTAAAAACGGAAATGTCGCAAAAAGAGGGCGTGGATATTCGGGTAAACCGTTTTTTTGCACAGGGCGAGGGCAATATCAAATACACCTATAACAATGGTCTGATTGCCAAAGACGAAAAGCTGGCTGCTATGAATTTCCTTAATGCACTAGAAAAGTTGCCCGGCTATATCGAGCAGGAACAAAAGAAAATTGCGGAGATTCAAAAAGACCTGCCCATTCTACAGGAAGTGGTAAACAGTACGTGGTCTAAAGAATGTAGATTGAGCGAATTGAAAACGGAATTGGCTTCCGTTGAGCGGAAGATACAACTATCTATCACGCTCGAAACCAAGGAAGAATCTACGGAACAAATGGAAAAACCGGAAGAAGCTCCACAGATTTCAGAGAGTATTGTACAGACGAAAGGTGTTCATCTTCCACGCGGTATATTGTAA
- a CDS encoding DUF1896 domain-containing protein, translating into MSTQQKDLSYFRLRLQELLNSSFPEKAHDHKFIDQRSSWASNAYEGAFRSGNPIEQCNEIANYILFEGLHFSKFDTVFQVVCNEFDTLMADEELRPFALTMFPVCEPVFAQYELTDDFAYGYEFDLLYTELTGIIAIWIEENGLQ; encoded by the coding sequence ATGAGTACACAGCAGAAAGACCTATCGTATTTCAGGTTACGATTGCAGGAATTGCTAAACAGTAGCTTCCCCGAAAAGGCTCACGACCATAAATTTATCGACCAGCGTTCCTCGTGGGCTTCCAATGCTTATGAGGGTGCGTTCCGTTCGGGAAACCCGATTGAGCAATGCAACGAGATAGCCAACTACATACTATTTGAGGGCTTGCATTTCTCCAAGTTTGACACGGTTTTCCAAGTGGTCTGCAATGAGTTTGATACCCTAATGGCAGACGAGGAACTGCGACCATTCGCCCTTACAATGTTCCCTGTTTGTGAGCCTGTTTTTGCACAATATGAGCTAACTGATGATTTCGCATACGGTTATGAGTTTGACCTGCTCTACACCGAACTGACTGGAATAATCGCCATTTGGATAGAGGAAAATGGGCTTCAGTAA
- a CDS encoding GyrI-like domain-containing protein: MKSFKLIGLKLQGKTKNENGQSGKDCGELWQKFETEKIAEQVPNKLSDAVYAVYYNYESDEKGLFSYFIGCKVEDTTVKPANLDELIIPEQTYHKETAKGQMTGCITEVWEKIWRSELNRKFGFDFEVYDERSHNWENAEVDIYLSVKD; this comes from the coding sequence ATGAAATCATTTAAACTTATCGGACTTAAACTGCAAGGAAAAACCAAAAACGAAAACGGGCAATCCGGAAAAGACTGCGGTGAATTGTGGCAAAAATTTGAAACTGAAAAGATAGCAGAACAGGTTCCCAATAAATTATCGGATGCTGTTTATGCGGTTTATTACAATTATGAAAGTGACGAAAAAGGACTGTTTTCTTATTTCATAGGCTGCAAAGTAGAGGACACCACGGTTAAGCCTGCTAACCTGGACGAACTCATCATTCCTGAACAAACCTATCATAAAGAAACAGCCAAAGGCCAGATGACCGGCTGCATTACCGAGGTCTGGGAGAAGATTTGGCGTTCAGAGCTCAACCGGAAATTTGGATTTGATTTTGAGGTTTATGACGAAAGAAGCCATAACTGGGAAAATGCAGAGGTTGATATTTATCTTTCGGTCAAGGATTAG
- a CDS encoding Crp/Fnr family transcriptional regulator, whose amino-acid sequence MERLEYFKLFHDIGTADHDLLTRNLKTKTFKKGDFITLAGQTQRELYFVKTGVQMSYFDTDSKTHVMAFTYPPNLCAIPESFQFQTPSKYFLTCLTDSELDYITFDELQKLFDQSQQIERLFRRMTEAVLAGIINRHIELHSMTIEERYKSFCQRSSHLLQLVPHKYIASYLGIDPTNFSKLFNTVKF is encoded by the coding sequence ATGGAACGCCTCGAATACTTCAAACTTTTTCACGACATCGGCACGGCTGACCATGACTTGCTGACCCGAAACCTGAAAACAAAAACCTTTAAAAAAGGCGACTTCATCACCCTTGCAGGGCAAACACAACGAGAACTTTACTTTGTAAAAACCGGTGTTCAAATGTCTTACTTTGACACAGACAGCAAAACGCACGTTATGGCTTTTACTTATCCGCCAAACTTGTGTGCCATTCCCGAATCATTTCAGTTTCAAACTCCGTCAAAATACTTTTTAACTTGCCTTACAGACAGTGAATTGGACTATATTACTTTTGACGAATTGCAAAAACTATTTGACCAATCGCAACAGATTGAGCGACTTTTCAGACGAATGACAGAAGCGGTTTTAGCAGGTATCATTAACCGACACATTGAACTGCACAGTATGACGATTGAAGAACGTTACAAATCCTTCTGCCAACGCAGTTCGCATTTGCTTCAACTTGTGCCACACAAATACATTGCTTCGTATTTGGGAATTGACCCGACCAATTTCAGCAAGCTATTTAACACCGTAAAATTCTAA
- a CDS encoding alpha/beta fold hydrolase has protein sequence MANHWLDKSAYPFIANYFDINGQKLHYIDEGKGETILFVHGTPSWSFDYRNAIKKLKENYRCVAIDHIGFGLSDKPEEYDYSTQNHSKTLEKFVLEKRLDNITLVVHDFGGPIGLNFAIQHPEKIKRLVVLNS, from the coding sequence ATGGCAAATCATTGGCTTGACAAATCAGCATATCCGTTTATAGCAAACTATTTTGACATCAACGGACAAAAGTTGCACTATATTGACGAAGGAAAAGGCGAAACCATTTTGTTCGTTCACGGAACGCCTTCGTGGAGTTTTGATTATCGCAACGCTATTAAAAAACTGAAGGAAAATTACAGGTGTGTTGCTATTGACCACATAGGATTCGGACTTTCGGACAAACCCGAGGAATACGACTACTCAACGCAAAACCACAGCAAGACACTGGAGAAATTTGTGCTTGAAAAACGGTTGGACAACATTACACTTGTGGTTCACGATTTTGGCGGTCCCATCGGATTGAACTTTGCTATCCAACACCCCGAAAAAATAAAGCGTTTGGTTGTTCTCAATTCCTAG
- a CDS encoding alpha/beta fold hydrolase, giving the protein MKSPLLPFLYRYLNFSPKFILPKSFGDHKISKQLLKQYTKPFADKTQRNGALAFAKSLLNDQDWFEELWNKRQSISNKPTLFIWGMKDPIIKPHYLDKFHRGFTNSATVKLETSGHFPQEEHPETLAKEIIDLLKQ; this is encoded by the coding sequence TTGAAAAGTCCGTTGTTGCCTTTCTTGTATCGCTATCTCAACTTTTCGCCAAAGTTCATTTTGCCGAAATCGTTTGGCGACCACAAAATTTCGAAGCAACTATTAAAGCAATACACCAAACCTTTTGCCGACAAAACCCAACGAAACGGTGCATTGGCATTTGCCAAATCATTGCTTAATGACCAAGATTGGTTTGAAGAGCTTTGGAACAAACGACAAAGCATTTCAAACAAACCTACATTATTCATTTGGGGAATGAAAGACCCCATTATCAAACCGCATTACCTTGATAAGTTTCATAGAGGTTTCACAAATTCCGCGACAGTAAAGTTGGAAACAAGTGGACATTTTCCACAAGAAGAACACCCTGAAACTTTAGCAAAAGAAATAATAGACCTCTTGAAACAATAA
- a CDS encoding histone H1 — MKELIEKLNVSFEALKADAELQAEKGNKTAGTRARKSSLELEKLLKEFRKASLEASKG, encoded by the coding sequence ATGAAAGAACTAATCGAGAAACTCAACGTTTCTTTTGAAGCTTTAAAAGCGGATGCCGAATTACAGGCAGAAAAAGGAAATAAAACGGCAGGTACAAGAGCCCGCAAATCTTCTCTTGAATTGGAAAAACTTTTAAAAGAGTTTAGAAAAGCATCTTTGGAAGCATCAAAAGGCTAA
- a CDS encoding ORF6N domain-containing protein, with product MENKPTIVPKEIRNLIYTIRGKQVMLDSDLASLYQVETKNLNKAVKRNIERFPEKFCFQLTDEEAYSLRFQIGTLNTGRGQHRKYLPYVFGEQGIAMLSAVLRSEIAVKVSIEIMDAFVEMRKMLISNASLFHRLDNIELKQLQTDQKFEEIFKALESDKLHAEKGIFYNGQVFDAYTFVADIIRSAESSIILLDNYVDDTVLTLLGKRKDNVTATILTKNINNQLRLDVQRYNSQYPPIEIEVFSDAHDRFLIIDQTELYHIGASLKDLGKKWFAFSRMDIEVGRMLQILNTP from the coding sequence ATGGAAAATAAACCGACTATTGTACCCAAAGAAATCAGAAACCTGATTTATACCATACGTGGCAAACAAGTGATGTTGGACAGCGACCTCGCTTCCTTATACCAAGTGGAAACAAAGAACCTTAATAAAGCCGTAAAACGGAATATTGAGCGGTTTCCCGAAAAATTCTGTTTTCAACTGACCGATGAGGAAGCGTATTCTTTAAGGTTCCAAATTGGAACCTTAAACACAGGAAGAGGACAACACCGAAAGTATCTTCCCTACGTTTTCGGCGAACAAGGAATAGCGATGCTCTCGGCTGTCCTACGGTCAGAAATAGCCGTAAAGGTCAGTATTGAGATTATGGATGCTTTTGTAGAAATGCGAAAAATGCTTATCAGCAATGCTTCGCTGTTTCATCGGTTGGACAATATAGAACTGAAACAATTACAAACCGACCAAAAATTTGAGGAGATTTTTAAGGCGTTGGAAAGCGACAAGCTCCACGCTGAAAAAGGCATTTTCTACAATGGGCAGGTATTTGATGCCTATACCTTTGTTGCAGATATTATCCGAAGTGCCGAAAGCTCCATTATCCTGCTTGATAATTATGTGGATGATACCGTGCTTACCTTATTGGGGAAACGCAAAGACAATGTAACCGCTACTATCCTTACCAAAAACATCAACAACCAATTACGGCTGGATGTACAACGGTACAACAGCCAATATCCTCCGATTGAAATTGAGGTTTTTTCCGATGCACACGACCGCTTTTTAATCATAGACCAAACGGAACTTTACCACATCGGGGCATCACTCAAAGACCTGGGCAAAAAATGGTTTGCCTTTTCACGAATGGATATTGAAGTCGGTAGGATGCTCCAAATATTGAATACTCCATAA